One Symphalangus syndactylus isolate Jambi chromosome 10, NHGRI_mSymSyn1-v2.1_pri, whole genome shotgun sequence genomic region harbors:
- the PHYH gene encoding phytanoyl-CoA dioxygenase, peroxisomal isoform X2: MRDVTISKSEYAPSEKMITKVQDFQEDKELFRYCTLPEILKYVECFTGPNIMAMHTMLINKPPDSGNCKKTSRHPLHQDLHYFPFRPSDLIVCAWTAMEHIDRNNGCLVVLPGTHKGSLKPHDYPKWEGGVNKMFHGIQDYEENKARVHLVMEKGDTVFFHPLLIHGSGQNKTQGFRKAISCHFASADCHYIDVKGTSQENIEKEVLGIANKLYGAENSVDLKDIWMFRARLVKGERTNL, translated from the exons ATGAGAGATGTGACCATTTCGAAATCAGAATATGCTCCAAGTGAGAAGATGATCACGAAGGTCCAGGATTTCCAGGAAGATAAGGAGCTCTTCAGATACTGCACTCTCCCGGAG attCTGAAATATGTGGAGTGCTTCACTGGACCTAATATTATGGCCATGCACACAATGTTGATAAACAAACCTCCAGATTCTGGTAATT GCAAGAAGACGTCCCGTCATCCCCTGCACCAGGACCTGCACTATTTCCCCTTCAGGCCCAGCGATCTCATCGTTTGCGCCTGGACGGCGATGGAGCACATTGACCGGAACAATGGCTGTCTGGTTGTGCTCCCAGGCACACACAAGGGCTCCCTGAAGCCCCACGATTACCCCAAGTGGGAG GGGGGAGTTAATAAAATGTTCCACGGGATCCAGGACTACGAGGAAAACAAAGCCCGGGTGCACCTGGTGATGGAGAAGGGAGACACCGTTTTCTTCCATCCTTTGCTCATCCACGGATCTGGTCAGAACAAAACCCAGGGATTCCGGAAG GCAATTTCCTGCCATTTCGCCAGTGCCGATTGCCACTACATCGACGTGAAGGGCACCAGTCAAGAGAACATCGAGAAGGAAGTTTTAGGAATAGCAAATAAATTATATGGAGCTGAAAATAGCGTGGACTTGAAG GATATTTGGATGTTTCGAGCTCGACTTGTGAAAGGAGAAAGAACCAATCTTTGA
- the PHYH gene encoding phytanoyl-CoA dioxygenase, peroxisomal isoform X3 codes for MRDVTISKSEYAPSEKMITKVQDFQEDKELFRYCTLPEILKYVECFTGPNIMAMHTMLINKPPDSGKKTSRHPLHQDLHYFPFRPSDLIVCAWTAMEHIDRNNGCLVVLPGTHKGSLKPHDYPKWEGGVNKMFHGIQDYEENKARVHLVMEKGDTVFFHPLLIHGSGQNKTQGFRKAISCHFASADCHYIDVKGTSQENIEKEVLGIANKLYGAENSVDLKDIWMFRARLVKGERTNL; via the exons ATGAGAGATGTGACCATTTCGAAATCAGAATATGCTCCAAGTGAGAAGATGATCACGAAGGTCCAGGATTTCCAGGAAGATAAGGAGCTCTTCAGATACTGCACTCTCCCGGAG attCTGAAATATGTGGAGTGCTTCACTGGACCTAATATTATGGCCATGCACACAATGTTGATAAACAAACCTCCAGATTCTG GCAAGAAGACGTCCCGTCATCCCCTGCACCAGGACCTGCACTATTTCCCCTTCAGGCCCAGCGATCTCATCGTTTGCGCCTGGACGGCGATGGAGCACATTGACCGGAACAATGGCTGTCTGGTTGTGCTCCCAGGCACACACAAGGGCTCCCTGAAGCCCCACGATTACCCCAAGTGGGAG GGGGGAGTTAATAAAATGTTCCACGGGATCCAGGACTACGAGGAAAACAAAGCCCGGGTGCACCTGGTGATGGAGAAGGGAGACACCGTTTTCTTCCATCCTTTGCTCATCCACGGATCTGGTCAGAACAAAACCCAGGGATTCCGGAAG GCAATTTCCTGCCATTTCGCCAGTGCCGATTGCCACTACATCGACGTGAAGGGCACCAGTCAAGAGAACATCGAGAAGGAAGTTTTAGGAATAGCAAATAAATTATATGGAGCTGAAAATAGCGTGGACTTGAAG GATATTTGGATGTTTCGAGCTCGACTTGTGAAAGGAGAAAGAACCAATCTTTGA